The Thermoplasmatales archaeon genomic interval ATAAAAAGTTCTTCAAATGATGAAGAGAGGAATAAAGCAATTCAAATTATTGAAGATTTTCTAAATGAACTTGTAAAACTTGGAATTTTACCAGCAAGCTTTGTTACAAGTTTTATACCAAACTTTTTAAATCCTAAATTTGATTTGATGCCTCCTCTTATAAGTTTTGGCAGCGGATTTTCATTTATTCCTTTATATCCTGGCGAGGCTTTTCTTGGCTTTATGTTCCGCCCGATAATAATTCAGTATTTCCTTCTCGGCTATACAGCATCTCTCAGTTTTCATTTACTTCCACCAAGGATTGAATACTGGGATATGGTAGGGACGCAGACAATGATAATATGTGGCTTTGTTGGAGCATACATTGACTTTGGAAAAATTGGCTATGGAATACCAAATGCACAGTTCATAATTGGCGCCTCGCTGCTTACAATAGGCATTGACTGGCTCTAATCTTCCCCTATTTATTCTATTTTTGAACCAAAACATTTAAAATAGTGCTTTTATTTATCTTTGATTTCTATGAAAATAAAACCCTGGCTAATGCTTATGAGACCATTCACTCTAATCGCCCCATTTATATCTATATTTTTTGGTGTTTTATTGCAGCTATCAGTTTATAAAAGCTTGGATATATTCTGGCAGAATTTTGATAAAATATTTTTCGCGTCTCTCGCACTATCTTTTGCACAGGCGGTTGGACAAATAATGAACCAAGTTGAGGATGTGGAAATTGACAGGGCGAACAAAAAAGGATATAGACCGATTGCAAGCGGAGAAATAAGCATAGAAAAAGCCCAGTTAATGGCTCTCATTCTTTCAATTTTTACAGTTATTATTGGATTTATAATCAATACATATTATGGAGTTTTCATGCTCGTCTTCCTTTTCTCGGGAATTTTATATAACCTCGAGCCATTTAGACTAAAAAAGAGACTCTGGCTGAATACTGCATCTCTTGCGATATCTCGTGGGTTGCTCCCTGTGCCCGCTGCGTGGTGCGTGGTTTTGCCTGAGCATGTATTTGATAAAATTCCATGGCTTCTTGGGAGTGTAATTGCTATATGGGTTCTTGCTTGGCAGAATACAAAAGATTTTGATGATATTGAGGGGGATAAAAAGCATGGCATAATTACGCCTGCTGTCTATCATGGCATAAAAAATCTATCCTTTATAATTCTCATTCTTTCAATTTTTGCCTTCATTCTTCTCGGCCTATATATAAAAATTGGTCTATTTCCTATAGAAATGTCTGCTTTATTTATTCTTTTTATACCAACTGCAAGGATGCTTTATAAATTATTTAAATCAGATTTCTCCCCTGTAAGTCTTGAAAACAATGAACTATGGGTTAGCTTTTATTTAACTCTTGCAGGTTTTTATATAATATCCGCAGCCGCTTATTTGATAAAGCCCTATCTATCTCTATTCACCTAAATTTTTACTCATATAAAATCCATCATCACTATAGCCCATTTTGCGATAATATTCTTTTGCACCCACACCACTTAAAACATAAATTTTTCTCTTTTTTGATTTTTCGGCTATTTCCTCAGCTTTATTCATCAAAACTTTTCCATAACCACGATGCTGCCATTTTTCATAATTTCTTTTTCCAATTTCAACCATCGGACCATGAACTTTTAATTCTCTGACAATAGCAAAATTATTTGCTATCCTGAGCCTGCAGTATGCAATAATTACATCATCTTCCCTGCCTTCTATTGAGAGAAATATCTCTCTTCCACCGCTCGCTATATAGTCCCTCCTTATCAAATCAACATCCTCAACCTTTCTATTTCTAACTTCCCTGCATCTTATGCACCTGCATTTTAGGCCATTTTCTTCCATTCTTTTTTTCACTAATTCCCTTAAATTACTCTTCTTTACTCCAGCTTCAACCAGATTAGAAGGTATATCCCTTTCCACCCTCTGTATTCTAACCCATTCAGGCACATATTTCTTCATTTCTGAGATTATTTCAACCGCCTCACTCTCCTCAATTGCCTTGTATTCTCCTTTTTTCCATCTTTCATACAATTTAGATGATTTAACAACAAGAGTTGGATAAATTTTTAACATATCAGGGCGAAATCTTTCATCAATGAAAATTTTTTTAAAACATTCTATATCATTTTCCATGCTGCTGTAAGGAAGGCCGGGCATAATATGATAGCATACCTTAAAACCAGCATTTTTTAATAACATCGTTGCATCTATAACATCTTTTACTGTATGTCTCCTATCTATCTCATAAAGAATTTTATCATCAAGAATTTGCACTCCAAGCTCAACTCTTGTCGCCCCAAACTCAAGCATTTTTTCAACATGTTGCAATCTACACCAGTCAGGGCGTGTTTCAATAGTGAGACCGATGCATCTATGCCTTGCTTTTTCATTCAATTTTTTTGCTTTTTCAATGCCCTCAGAATTTGCATCATTCATTGCATCATAACATCTCTTTATAAACCATTCCTGATAAAGAAAATCTCTTGCAGGAAAAGTTCCACCCATTATAATTAAATCAATTTTATCGCTCGGATGTCCTATGCAAGAGAGTTGCCTCAGCCTGTCCTTTACTTGCAGATATGGGTCAAAATTATTCCTTTTCGCCCTCAGCGACGCAGGTTCATATCCTGTATAACTCTGCGCGCTCTGCGGGGGCTCGCCAGGACAAGGCAGGCACCGCCCGTGGGGGCAGGAAAAAGGCTTGCTCATTACCGCAACTATTGCAACACCCGAAATCGTTCTGATAGGTTTTCTGACTAAAATTTCTTTTATTTCTTCATCTTTTACAAAAGGCAATATTTCTGAATTTGGAGGAACATTTATTCCTAAATCCCTTGCTATTAATTTTTTTATTCTTACTACATCATCCTTGCTTTTTACATTTCCTTTTTTAATCTCCTGCGATAATCTTTCTGCAAATATCTTATGTATATGCAACCGAGAAATCATTATTTTTATTAATCTCCTTTTTTATAAAGTATTCTCCTTCATCAATAAAGGTTTCTCTTAACCTGTTCATACATAACTTTAATTCTTTATCATCTATTTTCATTTCCTGATACATTCTGCTTATCAATTTAACAAGGTCAGCGAATATAGAAAACATTGATTCCTGTGTTTCATAAATTTCCTCAAGGATTGCCTCATTATATCTAAGAACTTCTTCCAAGTCTTGAAGCTTTTTTTTCAATTCATCCTTATTATCTTTTTTCATTTTGTATCACCTTTGGAATTTAAATTGTTATAAACTTTCAATATAAAAATCTACTTAAAATTTTCTATGTGAAATTGGTGCTTTTAACTTAACCAAAATTTTCGGTAAAAATATGCATCCCATCCCATAGAAGCATTTGGTGATAAATGCAAAGGGATGCAATTATTGAAAGAAAAATATCTCGTTATGGGAGATAAATCCAGTGGAAATAATACTTTACAGCGTATTTCTATAATCTGTGCAGATTGCCGCTAAGAGATGTATTTGAAAATAGCATCTCAGATAAAAGCCTCATTGTGCAATGCGAAACAGATGGAAGGGCATATTTGGTACTGAAAAGATAGAACATTTTGATAACTATTTTCCAAGCAGGAGATAAAAATAAAACATGTGAAGCTCTGGTTTTCCATTTATGTTTTCTATTATAATTGGATACAGAGCCATCAGAGTTTATCCAACAACTCCCCAATTTTTTATTGTAGAGGGGTAAAAATGGATAATGAACATGAAAAAGATTTATAGTAGCATTGCAGGAGGTAATGCAATGCTAAATTTAACAGCGCCTTTATTCAAAAAAAAATTTATAAATAATTTTTATATATACTTTTATGATGAGAGTAAGGGGGAATTTATTTAAAGATAAAAGAGGAGTAGAAGGTTTGCCAATGCATCTGATAATTATAGTGGTGATTGCAGTGGCTGTTCTTGCAGCGGTTCTTGCAATGATGAAATATGTTACATTTGATAAGCCAATGGAAGCAACATGCATTAAGATCCAAGGGAATGTGCAGAAAGTAAAGGATAGCGATGGCTATTTGGTTAAAGTAACTTCTACAGGTGGAGAAAAAATAACAAACATTGATTTTACAGCTTATGTTGAAGTTCGTGAAAAAGATAGCAAAAAGCCAATTACAGGAGCAACTGTCACAATTATTGGTGCCAATGCTGTAGGGAGTGGAAAAACAAATGAAACAGGGGTTGCGAAAGTAAAAGTTGAAAATGCTGAACTTGCTGAAAATCAGGATGAAGTTTATTTGAAAATAGAGGTTAAGGCATCTGGCTATCAGGATTTTGCCGATGAGGAAGGCATCTTGATAGTAAGAGTATGAATTCTAGGGCAACAATTGATTTGCCATTAAAAACGATTGTTAGTTTAATAATTGGTTTATTTGCACTTTTTATTGTTGTTGCTTACATTCAAAATCTCAAACCATCTCCTAGCCTAGTTGTATCATGGGATAAAGATTTTTATGAATTTGATGGAAATGAAATTTTAATGGAGGTAAGTGTAACTGATGAAAAATTTAGAGCTATTGATGGAGCAAGTGTTATAATCAAGGGTTTAGGAAGCGTGGCTTCTGCAAAAACTCAGGATGGAAAAGCAATAATCTCATTTATGCCAAAGCTAGATGGAAATGAAGGGTATTTAGATATAGAAGTTAGTGCAATTGGATATGAAAAATATGAAGGGAAAGAGCAAATAAAGATAGTTAGGAAATGTTAAAAAAAAGCAAGAAAGAAGATAAAAATGAGCATGCAAAGGATGCGGAGCTTAGAGGATGGATTTTAAAAATAGAGCAAAATGTTGAAGCATTGGATAAAAGAATTGATGCAATAGAAAGAAGATTATCTGGCGAAGATGTAAATTTTTATGAAAAGAAGGAAATTAAAAGATCTAAACCGATAATTTTTCTCGAAGAAGAAAACAGTAAATTTAATGAGATAGAGAAAAAATTGGCGGAAATAGAGAATAAAATATCAACTAGAAGGATTGAAAGAATCATACTACCAATAGAGATAACTAGTTTTTTAGTTGGCATAACTTTAATAATTGTGGCGATAATTGTTTTTCTAGGATATCAAAGTTTTGTTTCATCCCCACCATTTCTTGCCCTCCTCGGAATAGTTTTTCTTTCTCTCACAATTGGGAAAAGGATGGTTAGAAAATGAGTAAAGGAGTTCTGGAATTGCCCCTTCAATACATCGTTGCAATCATCATCGCTTTTCTCGCCGTTTCAGCTATTTCCCTCGCCTTCTATAAAACATGGAAAAAATACAAAATAGAAGAAGCCAAAACAGAAATCCATAAAATCATAAATGAGGGCACCATCATGGCTTCACAGGCAGAGGAGGGCACAAAAAAATCATTGGAAATAAATTTAGGGAAAGAGGTAAATTTTGTTGAAATAGGTGAAAATTATATTAAAATAGTTATGAAATGGAGAGAAAATATATTTCTATCCTCTAATGTAAAGTTTAGGTGCGAAAAAATAATTTATCCTGGAAAAAAAATTTTGAATTTGGAGTTGAAAAAAGAGGATGGGGAAAAGTATGTTGAAATACAGATTGAAGGATAGGGGAGATATATCGTGGCTGCTTGCCCAGCTCAGCTTGTTTTTGGCAACATCTTTTCTTCTGGCAAGCATTGCGGGTTTTGCATTCTATAATGACTGGGTAAAAGAAGCGGAGATAAAAAATATTGTCTCAAATTTTGCCTCAGCTATCTATTCTGTAGATCTTATGGAATTTCCGGGATATAAAACATTTACATTTCCAGATAAAAATTTTAGTTATGAGGTAAGACTATCCTCGGAATATATAACAATTGTAAGAAATGATGGAAAATTGAAAAAAAATATAGAAGTGCATAAAAAATTGTTGATAAAAGTATATCCTCGTTGTGATGGATGGGAATGGAGGAGTGGGAAGGAACTGGAGGAATTTATGGAGGAAAAATATAGTTTAGGATATAGTGTTGAAGATTATTTGAAAGAAAATCTATCGGGGTCAATAAAATTTTTCTCATCTGAGCCATTTATAATTTATCCTGGAGAGAAGATTTTTTTAGAAAAAATAAGGTATTGTGATGAATATGTTATCGTTTATAAAGGATAAAAGAGCATCAGAGGAATTTACAGCACTTCCCTCTCTCGCGATAGTAACGGTAGCTCTATGTATATTTTTTTCCTTAATAGCTAATGTGTATTTTTCCTATAGAGATATGATTAAGAAAATAGATGGATATGCGGATGCAAATTATTTAATTGAGAAATTGACACAGGAAAATAGCCCAATAATTATAAATGGATGTATAGATGCTAAAAAAATTAAGGAGGGAAATTATGAAGAAATCAAGAATATAATAGGAAAGGATTTTCTTTTGAGATTGGAATTTAAAGATGAAATTTTTGAAATAGGGGAAAATAAAGGGAAAAATGCAATTTCTGCGTCAAAATGCATGCCAGTTATGCTAAATGATGCTGAAATAGAATATGGATGGATAACGGTGATTTTATGGGAATAGGAAGGAAGGGGATTTCAATCATGCAGGATGCAATTATTTTTTGCATAATTGTATCAATTGCTGCGCTTGCGGTGGCGCCTGCCTTACTCGGGGGGAAGATGGCGCGGGTTTATGAGGAGAAGGAGGGCGAAGAGAAGGTTAATGAAGCACTATACACCTTTTTGAATAGCAACACGAATGACTTTGAATATATTTTATTTGATTTAGAGGTAGGGGGGTTCATTGGAGGGTTAATGAAAAAGTTTTTTGGAAAGGAGCCAATTCATGCATCCTATGGGGAGCTTATTTCAGCATATCTCTTATGCCAGATAAGATGTGAGGGAAAAAATTATAACTTTTTTGTTAATGATTTCGAGAGGAATCTTAAGAAGGAAATAGAGGAATTTTTAGGAGATTATCTGAAAGGATACAAATTCAATTTCACTGCAATATGGCAACCTATTGTTGGATTTGATTTTGGGGGGAAAATAAGCATAGGGGAAGAAATTCCTGATAAAAGTGTTTATTCATCTCGCCTTTCAATTTTAATGCCTCCATCATTTATAACATCTCTTGGGTTGGAAATAGAAAAAATAAAGAATGAAATTGATAGGGAGCGAATTAAGAATTATTTGGATAAATTTGTGGAAGAATTTATTGAAGATAATTTAAATGAGTATTTCAACTATTTTAGAGAGGGATTATCTGATTTTATTTTTAATGAAAAAAGTGAAAAATTTTTAGATGGGATATTTAATGAATTTATAGGGGATGAATTTTCAAACCTATGTGAAAAGATGAGTGAATCTGTAAAAAATAGCATAAATAGTTTTATTGATGAAAATTATGATAAAATAGAGGAGATTTTAGAAAAAATTGATTTTTGCAGGGCAGAAGTAGAGCTTGCGATATGGAGGTGATAAGATAGATAATAAAGGAAGAGTTCCTTTTTCCTTGCTCGGTGTTTTTCTTTTGATAGGAGCAATATTTACTTCTTCAATTGTTTCAAATCTGCAGAGAGAATATTCTTTAAAGCATGCTGAAACAATAGAAGCATCCTCAATGAAATATGCTATATTAAACTTTGAGCAGGAATTGGTAAGAATTTTAAGATACAGCACGCTTGAAGCAATGAAGATTGTAGGAAGCAACCCTGTATTTTATTTACCAAAAGATGGGGATGAAATAAATTATACATTAGCAAAAAGGTATGCTGGCGAGGAAAACCCATTTTTTGATACACTAGATAGAACAAAAATAATGAATTATAATAAAAACTGGACAAGAGACTTAATTAAAAATAAATTCAATGGTTATCTTGAAGTAATATTTAAAAATGATAGATATAGGATAGGAAATTATGCAATAAATGTTATTGATTTGCCATCCTATGAAAATATTAGATTGGAAGATATAAAAATGAAGTTGAATAGAAGCATAGAATTTTTGGGAATAAAAGACAAGGAATATACAGTTTATTGGAAAGCCGTTGTTAATGGAATAAGAATAGAAATACATGATTTGGAAAGAGATATGAAATATGAGAAGGATTTGGAGATATCCTCGCTAATACCTTCGCGCCTTCCTTTGCTGATGGAATTAGTAATAGATTATGAAGATAGTATAAACGGTGAATTTAAGCCGTTGATGACATTTGTTACATCTTTAGGAATGGGTGTCACAGAAATAAGAGCACTCCTCCAATACGGGGCAGAGGATATAGAAAATATAGTAAGTAATAATTGTTCCTTAATCCCAATAACAAATCTTGGATTGATTGTTAATCAATTTTTGATTTTTAACAGCGCCGACATTGTTTCCACATTTAAAACATCTTCAAGTTTAGGAAAAATTTTTTTAGATGATGCCCCCTCTTCCACCATTGAATTTTCTGAAGAAGATTTGCTTGGAAAAGATTTCGAATTTGATTTTAAAGAAATTTATAGAAATGGGACCAAAAAATTAAAAGATTGCAAAAGTGAGCAGGGAAATCCAGTTTTAAAAATTGCCGAAGATTTATTATATGAGAGAAATTATGAGTATTTGAATACTAGTTATAATGAAAAAATAATTAAGGATGAATATAAGGATTATGAAATCGAAGAAAATGGTAAAGAATATGTATTAAGCGGCTTTTTCCTAAATAAAAATAAAGTTAATTCCTTTACTTTAGAAAATATAAGTAGAATTATAAATAATATTTACAGAGTGAGTTTTAAAGCGGAGAAAAAGGTAATAGAATTTAATGAGAGATACGGAGGAAATAAAAAAGGAAATTTGGTTTGGTGGGGGGAATGGGAAAAAGTATATGAAAGATGGGAAAATAAGATACAGCCAGATATTTTGCCTTCGTTACCGCATGAGGAAACCGTAGAATTTGAATTTAAGAGATATGAGGAGTATGTATATCAGGAAGGAAACCAAACAATAACATCAACTGTAACACATTATATAAGCGGTAAATTTTCATTCAGAATTAATAAGCCAGATATAAGAGATATAGAGGATGTATTTCATAGTAAAATCTTGAATTGTAGGGATGCATTCCATGAGGATGATAATCTTGAAACAGGCCTTAAGCTATTTGTAAATGAGTTTATAGATTTCAGGGAGAGTTGTATGGAAAATTTAAATGGAAATTATGAATCTAGTGTAAAAACTTATGAATTGGCTGATATGGTTGATGTTGCTTGGGTCAAGATAGAGGCTTTTAAGGAACTTGAAGAAATTTTGGGTTTAATTAAGGAAGATGAGGAAATATATAAAAGTAAAATGTTGGAAAATTCCGACGCTACCAATTTGCCAAATCTGGGTTCGATAGAAGAAGAAAGGAGATTTTTGCTTGAGAAATTCAGAGAAAATAAGGAAAAATATCAAAGTTTTACAGATAACTATTACAAAGAATCAAATCTATATAAAAGTGCTGGTGCAAAAGCTATTTCAGAGACAGGTAGATGGTATCTAAATAGAATAGAAGAGGAATTGAATAAATCACTGAGTTGGGAAAAAGAATTAGATAAAAAAATTGAGAAATATGGATTTGAATATGAAAAAATTGAGGGCTTAAAAGTCGATTTTTCATCTATAAATATTGGGATATTTGATATGAAAATAGAGGGAGAATGGAATGAAAGTATTTCAATTGCTGTTGATTGCGATCCAGATTATCAAGATAAAAATTTTACAAATATTTGCATATTCCCAACTGGTTTTCCAGTCCTTCCAACTCCAGTTACTCCATGGGTTGTTACAATAAATGTATGGTATATAAATGTAAATGGCTCATTCAATCTCACATTAAAAGATTCAAATGAAAGCATTGCAAATCAATTATTTGGATACGAAAGTCAGGTTTTAAAAAGGAAAGATGGAAAAGTTATTGACCCGCTTAGCAATACCACCATAGGCTACAATAAGAATGTTACTTTTTCATTTGCAACACTATTCTTTGCAGTAACCCCTCCAAAGATGCCAATTGCCGATTTTGCGCCACTGCCATGCTCCTCCTGTCCATATTGTCCAATTGTTGAGGAAAAAAATGAATAGGAGAGGTTTTGCCATTCCGATAAGGGTGCTTATCAGCTTAATTTTGGTTTTTGTTATAACTTCAATATTTTATCTATCATGGAGAAAAGTGGAAATTTTAAAGGCGGAGGCTGATGTTAAAAATCAGATAGATTATGTTTTATCCGAAATAGAAATAATGGTTGCAAGTGGAGATGCAAGAGATGTTTCCAATCCATCAGATTTAAGCGGTGATAAAAGAAAATTTGATTTAAATTTGCCTGAAAAAGTTGATTTTGTTGCTTTTGGTTTCAATCCAGAAAAGGAAGGAAAAATAACTGGCGATGGGAGTTGCATATTTTATAAAATAAAGGGAGGAAATGAAAAAGTAATATGGCTTGAAAATATATATTTCAGGAAAGGAAAAAATGAAAGCGGTAGATGGGTCATTAGCAATGAAGGTTTTATGATAAAAAATGGAAAATATTCTTTAATTTTTGAACTTGTTGAGGAGATAGGTGGAAAAAAATATGTTTTAATATATCCATCCTCAATTTAGAATGAAGCAG includes:
- a CDS encoding tRNA uridine(34) 5-carboxymethylaminomethyl modification radical SAM/GNAT enzyme Elp3 produces the protein MISRLHIHKIFAERLSQEIKKGNVKSKDDVVRIKKLIARDLGINVPPNSEILPFVKDEEIKEILVRKPIRTISGVAIVAVMSKPFSCPHGRCLPCPGEPPQSAQSYTGYEPASLRAKRNNFDPYLQVKDRLRQLSCIGHPSDKIDLIIMGGTFPARDFLYQEWFIKRCYDAMNDANSEGIEKAKKLNEKARHRCIGLTIETRPDWCRLQHVEKMLEFGATRVELGVQILDDKILYEIDRRHTVKDVIDATMLLKNAGFKVCYHIMPGLPYSSMENDIECFKKIFIDERFRPDMLKIYPTLVVKSSKLYERWKKGEYKAIEESEAVEIISEMKKYVPEWVRIQRVERDIPSNLVEAGVKKSNLRELVKKRMEENGLKCRCIRCREVRNRKVEDVDLIRRDYIASGGREIFLSIEGREDDVIIAYCRLRIANNFAIVRELKVHGPMVEIGKRNYEKWQHRGYGKVLMNKAEEIAEKSKKRKIYVLSGVGAKEYYRKMGYSDDGFYMSKNLGE
- a CDS encoding UbiA prenyltransferase family protein, yielding MKIKPWLMLMRPFTLIAPFISIFFGVLLQLSVYKSLDIFWQNFDKIFFASLALSFAQAVGQIMNQVEDVEIDRANKKGYRPIASGEISIEKAQLMALILSIFTVIIGFIINTYYGVFMLVFLFSGILYNLEPFRLKKRLWLNTASLAISRGLLPVPAAWCVVLPEHVFDKIPWLLGSVIAIWVLAWQNTKDFDDIEGDKKHGIITPAVYHGIKNLSFIILILSIFAFILLGLYIKIGLFPIEMSALFILFIPTARMLYKLFKSDFSPVSLENNELWVSFYLTLAGFYIISAAAYLIKPYLSLFT